From the Brachyspira suanatina genome, one window contains:
- the rfbF gene encoding glucose-1-phosphate cytidylyltransferase, which yields MKLIILAGGLGTRLGEETYIRPKPLVEIGGRPIIWHIMKYYSFYGINEFVILLGYKGYMIKEFFDNYRRHLYDMKIDFSNNTSEFMKKQNHKDMEKWIIDLIDTGENSMTGGRLKRVQNLLKNEKTFCLTYGDGLSNVNIKDEIEFHKKHGKIATMLAVFPPARWGAVSINNENIVTDFIEKPKGDNAYINGGFFVLNNEIFDYLEDDSTIFEQSPLRRLSKDKQLMAFKHEGFWQCMDTQRDKTVLEEMWNQKNPPWKIW from the coding sequence ATGAAACTAATTATATTAGCAGGTGGTCTTGGAACAAGACTTGGAGAGGAAACATATATAAGGCCGAAACCATTAGTTGAAATAGGTGGGCGTCCTATTATATGGCATATAATGAAATATTATTCATTTTATGGAATAAATGAATTTGTTATTTTATTAGGATACAAAGGTTATATGATAAAGGAATTTTTTGATAATTACAGAAGACATTTATATGATATGAAAATAGATTTTTCAAATAATACTTCTGAATTTATGAAAAAACAAAATCACAAAGATATGGAAAAATGGATTATAGATTTGATAGATACTGGAGAAAATTCCATGACAGGAGGAAGATTAAAAAGAGTTCAAAATTTACTAAAAAATGAAAAAACTTTTTGTCTAACTTATGGAGATGGTCTTTCTAATGTTAACATAAAAGATGAAATAGAATTCCACAAAAAACACGGAAAAATAGCAACTATGTTAGCAGTTTTTCCTCCAGCAAGATGGGGAGCAGTAAGTATAAATAATGAAAATATAGTTACAGATTTTATAGAAAAACCAAAAGGAGATAATGCCTATATTAATGGAGGTTTTTTTGTACTAAATAATGAAATATTTGATTATTTAGAAGATGATTCAACAATATTTGAACAAAGTCCTCTTAGAAGATTATCTAAAGATAAACAGCTAATGGCATTCAAACATGAAGGTTTTTGGCAATGTATGGATACACAGAGAGATAAAACAGTATTAGAAGAAATGTGGAATCAAAAAAATCCGCCTTGGAAAATTTGGTAA